In Pseudobacter ginsenosidimutans, the following are encoded in one genomic region:
- a CDS encoding serine hydrolase domain-containing protein yields the protein MHKFIFILVFLPAIYNANCQPINKNEASLLDSMTTAVTGNNYTDFHSILISKDGKSIYEKYFNGWNKDSLQDSRSAFKSITSILAGIAVDKGFIKDVNQKVYSYFPEFTDFSGNNAWKKDMTIENILRMEAGFDCEEFNDGKDCETDMMATKDWIRFSLALPMKDKPGSVWAYTSCDPMIMSGIISRAAKMSIMEFAKKYLLYPMGIKHYRWTIDPSGNGMTAGSFYILPSDMMKIGEMVLQKGIWKGQRIISENWIKQSTNTPIPITDFSFVKFSKSTVAIPQPAYYGYYWYREEIKTKTFRENVLFASGNGGQYIMIIERLGIVVVFTQGNYNSWKAKKAFDLLAKYIIPAFEK from the coding sequence ATGCATAAATTCATCTTTATCCTTGTTTTTCTACCTGCAATTTACAATGCAAATTGTCAACCCATCAACAAGAATGAAGCCAGTCTGCTTGACAGCATGACCACAGCAGTTACCGGTAATAATTATACCGATTTTCATAGCATTTTGATTTCGAAAGATGGGAAATCAATTTATGAAAAGTATTTCAACGGATGGAACAAAGATTCACTCCAGGATTCCCGCTCGGCATTTAAATCCATTACCAGCATTCTGGCCGGCATAGCCGTAGATAAAGGATTTATCAAGGACGTCAACCAGAAAGTATATTCTTACTTTCCGGAGTTTACGGATTTCTCAGGCAATAATGCCTGGAAAAAGGACATGACAATCGAAAATATTCTGCGAATGGAAGCAGGCTTCGACTGCGAAGAGTTCAACGATGGAAAAGACTGTGAAACCGATATGATGGCAACAAAGGACTGGATCAGGTTTTCCCTTGCTTTACCCATGAAGGATAAGCCGGGCTCAGTTTGGGCCTACACATCCTGCGATCCAATGATCATGAGCGGGATCATAAGCCGTGCAGCAAAAATGTCAATAATGGAATTCGCTAAAAAATACCTGTTATACCCAATGGGAATCAAGCATTACAGGTGGACAATAGATCCCAGCGGTAACGGAATGACTGCCGGTTCCTTTTATATCCTTCCCTCCGATATGATGAAAATAGGAGAAATGGTGCTTCAAAAAGGGATCTGGAAAGGCCAGAGGATCATATCAGAGAATTGGATCAAACAGTCCACCAACACGCCCATTCCCATAACCGATTTCTCATTTGTAAAATTCAGCAAATCTACTGTTGCCATCCCACAGCCGGCTTACTATGGATATTATTGGTACAGGGAAGAAATCAAGACAAAGACCTTCCGGGAAAATGTGCTATTTGCATCGGGAAACGGAGGTCAATACATTATGATCATTGAGCGCTTGGGCATCGTCGTGGTTTTCACACAAGGGAATTACAACTCCTGGAAAGCCAAAAAAGCCTTTGATCTCCTGGCGAAGTATATTATTCCTGCTTTTGAAAAATGA
- a CDS encoding GNAT family N-acetyltransferase, which translates to MGTQIIRPATLQDLPVLSEFLQLLVNAERPFDVTLQEGALIYYDLKELIELDNAELLVIEIDGRLVACGYAQIRPAKTYLIHKEYAHLGFMFVLPEYRGQGLNQQLIEGLKSWVRSRGIKEVRLQVYTENNAAVRAYEKAGFKQILTEMRYELE; encoded by the coding sequence ATGGGCACTCAAATAATAAGACCAGCTACTTTGCAAGATCTTCCTGTATTATCTGAATTCTTACAGTTGCTGGTAAACGCCGAAAGGCCGTTTGATGTAACCTTACAGGAAGGAGCTCTCATCTACTATGATCTTAAAGAATTGATTGAACTTGATAACGCTGAACTGCTGGTGATCGAAATCGATGGCAGGCTGGTTGCTTGTGGGTATGCGCAGATCAGGCCTGCAAAAACTTATCTGATCCATAAGGAATATGCTCATCTGGGATTTATGTTCGTGCTTCCTGAATACAGAGGCCAGGGATTGAATCAGCAATTGATCGAAGGGCTCAAGTCCTGGGTAAGATCAAGGGGTATAAAAGAGGTGAGGCTGCAAGTCTATACAGAAAATAATGCTGCAGTGAGAGCGTATGAAAAAGCCGGGTTTAAACAGATACTCACGGAGATGCGGTATGAACTGGAATAG
- a CDS encoding Crp/Fnr family transcriptional regulator: protein MDKFISFVLQFGPLNQQQIDLIVSKAMVLELRKDEYYWEAGKTVRQIGFITEGVIRVFYYNNKGEEITRYFIDENHLILSGNTVAEIFTPSEYLSAITDCKLVVFSKQDWKDISETIIGWDNIVQKIMTKHHSEKITRRSELVSQDGTERYLDFIQKFPTLVNRVPLSFIASYLGITQSSLSRIRKKIR, encoded by the coding sequence ATGGATAAATTTATCAGTTTCGTCTTGCAATTCGGTCCTCTAAATCAACAACAAATTGACCTTATAGTAAGTAAGGCAATGGTGTTAGAACTTCGCAAAGACGAATACTATTGGGAAGCAGGAAAAACAGTCAGGCAAATCGGTTTTATTACCGAGGGGGTAATTCGTGTTTTTTATTACAACAATAAAGGAGAAGAAATTACCCGTTATTTCATTGATGAAAATCATTTGATCTTATCTGGCAATACCGTTGCCGAAATTTTTACGCCTTCCGAATACCTTTCAGCCATTACTGATTGCAAACTGGTTGTTTTTTCAAAACAGGACTGGAAAGATATTTCAGAAACGATCATTGGCTGGGACAACATTGTCCAAAAAATAATGACGAAACACCACAGCGAAAAAATAACGAGGAGAAGTGAGTTAGTTTCGCAAGACGGAACGGAACGTTATCTCGATTTTATTCAAAAATTCCCGACATTGGTTAACCGTGTGCCCTTATCATTCATTGCTTCTTATCTGGGAATTACACAATCTTCACTGAGCCGGATCCGGAAAAAAATACGCTAA
- a CDS encoding SDR family oxidoreductase — MDLKNSSILITGGTSGIGLGLVKQLIKEGATVIVTGRKLDALNETKKQFPGVHVFQSDVSNPGDIEDLYQNVTTKFPDLNIIINNAGLMRLIDLQDPSLDLENINREVATNLTGTIQMVHRFLPHLITKKSAAIVNVSSGIAFMPYSAAPIYSATKAGVRAYTQALRLQLGNTSVRVFEMIPPGVNTNLQNDWIRKPNPGMMMSVDKMVKVAIDGLKKDKKELKPFLIKILRLASRIFPGMLLRFGHREFIAIEKMKKIKQ, encoded by the coding sequence ATGGATTTAAAGAACAGTTCCATCCTTATTACCGGAGGAACAAGCGGAATCGGATTAGGATTGGTAAAACAACTTATCAAAGAAGGCGCTACCGTTATCGTGACTGGTAGAAAGCTGGATGCGCTGAACGAAACCAAAAAACAGTTTCCCGGAGTACACGTTTTTCAAAGCGATGTGAGTAATCCTGGTGATATTGAAGATTTATACCAAAACGTTACAACGAAATTTCCGGATCTAAACATCATCATCAACAATGCCGGTTTAATGCGGCTAATTGATTTGCAGGACCCATCACTGGATTTGGAAAACATCAATAGGGAAGTAGCAACAAACCTTACCGGAACTATTCAGATGGTGCACCGGTTTCTACCACATCTGATAACTAAAAAATCAGCGGCCATCGTAAATGTATCCTCCGGTATTGCTTTTATGCCCTATTCCGCTGCACCCATTTATAGTGCCACCAAGGCAGGTGTTCGCGCTTATACACAGGCCCTGCGTTTGCAACTGGGAAATACGTCCGTAAGAGTTTTTGAAATGATACCGCCAGGCGTAAATACTAATTTACAAAACGATTGGATAAGAAAACCTAACCCGGGTATGATGATGAGTGTGGACAAGATGGTAAAAGTGGCTATCGACGGACTAAAGAAAGATAAAAAAGAACTAAAGCCATTCCTTATCAAAATATTAAGACTGGCGAGCAGGATTTTTCCAGGCATGCTTTTAAGATTTGGTCACCGGGAATTTATTGCAATCGAAAAAATGAAAAAAATAAAGCAATGA
- a CDS encoding DUF2147 domain-containing protein: protein MRKIILAIIILVIGLTGFTQQPADKIIGQWESIDGEVKLKFEIFKQDGKYFGKLLWASNMFEIDSKIPKKDNNNPNKSLRDRSRQGIVNITNLKFEKGEYSGGKLYNPEDGDIYSLNAKLRTENELHFRGYLGISLLGKTMKFKRIQ from the coding sequence ATGAGAAAGATAATTCTTGCGATCATAATATTGGTTATTGGGCTAACAGGTTTTACTCAGCAACCTGCAGATAAGATCATCGGGCAGTGGGAAAGTATTGATGGAGAAGTAAAGCTGAAATTTGAAATTTTTAAGCAAGATGGAAAATATTTCGGAAAGCTTTTGTGGGCTTCCAATATGTTTGAAATTGATAGCAAAATCCCTAAGAAAGACAATAATAATCCCAATAAGTCATTACGGGACAGGTCCAGGCAAGGTATTGTGAACATAACCAACCTGAAATTTGAAAAGGGCGAATACAGCGGTGGAAAATTGTACAACCCTGAAGATGGTGATATTTACAGCTTAAATGCGAAATTGAGAACAGAGAACGAACTTCACTTTCGTGGTTATCTGGGTATTTCGCTCCTGGGTAAAACAATGAAGTTTAAGAGAATTCAATAA
- a CDS encoding helix-turn-helix domain-containing protein: MRGEEGGLPPNLQGWMLFIHPDFLWNTPLAKKIKQYEYFSYSTNEALFLSDKEETIMNGIIDNIRYEYNANIDKFSQDVIIAQLELLFTYAQRFYERQFITRKVTNHQILSRLEMLLSEYFNSNDLISKGLPTVQFVSDSLNISPSYLRSLLKTLTGQSTQQHIHDKLIEKAKEKLSTTELSVSEIAYELGFEHLQSFSKLFRAKTKQTPSEFRQSFN, from the coding sequence TTGAGGGGCGAAGAAGGTGGACTGCCGCCCAATTTGCAGGGGTGGATGTTGTTTATCCACCCTGATTTTTTATGGAATACGCCATTGGCAAAAAAAATAAAACAATATGAATATTTTAGCTATTCCACCAATGAAGCTTTATTTCTTTCCGATAAAGAAGAAACGATAATGAATGGAATTATCGATAATATTCGTTATGAGTATAATGCCAACATCGACAAGTTTAGCCAGGATGTGATTATAGCTCAGTTGGAATTGTTGTTTACTTATGCACAAAGATTTTACGAGCGACAGTTCATTACCCGGAAAGTAACCAATCATCAAATCCTTAGCCGTTTAGAAATGCTGCTTTCGGAATATTTCAATAGCAATGATTTAATATCAAAAGGCTTACCTACAGTTCAATTTGTATCAGACAGCTTAAATATTTCACCTTCTTATTTACGAAGTTTACTCAAAACACTGACGGGGCAATCAACGCAACAACATATTCATGACAAATTGATTGAAAAAGCCAAAGAAAAATTATCAACGACTGAATTATCTGTTAGCGAAATTGCTTATGAATTGGGCTTTGAACATTTGCAATCGTTCAGCAAGTTGTTTAGGGCAAAGACAAAGCAAACGCCTTCGGAGTTTAGGCAATCGTTCAACTGA
- a CDS encoding aldo/keto reductase, which produces MKSRNLGSHGLEVSVLGFGAMGLSFPNAPTKEESIKLIRAAVEQGITFFDTAQGYGENELLVGEALEPLRKEVVIATKFGFKNGDIRQGLDSRPETIKAVAEASLKRLRTDVIDLFYQHRYDPDVPIEDVAGTVKDLIQQGKIKHFGLSEANAETIRKAHAVLPVTALQSEYSMFYREPENEIISILEELKIGFVAFSPLGKGFLTGMITADTKFDVTDPRNLYPRFSEDNRKANQALVDLVVSIAKEKNATAAQVALAWLLAQKPFIVPIPGTSKLHRFQENIGAINVSLTNDELRRINIALATIKIAGERYPAQIRQTAEKK; this is translated from the coding sequence ATGAAATCTAGAAATTTAGGCAGTCATGGCCTGGAAGTATCCGTTTTAGGCTTTGGGGCAATGGGATTAAGTTTTCCGAATGCGCCAACAAAAGAAGAAAGCATCAAATTAATTCGTGCGGCGGTGGAACAGGGTATTACTTTTTTTGATACGGCTCAGGGCTATGGGGAGAATGAGTTATTGGTAGGTGAAGCACTGGAACCCCTGCGCAAAGAAGTAGTGATTGCCACCAAGTTTGGATTTAAAAATGGTGATATACGTCAAGGATTGGACAGTCGACCGGAAACCATCAAAGCTGTAGCAGAAGCATCCCTGAAAAGATTAAGAACAGATGTGATAGATTTGTTTTACCAGCACCGGTATGATCCGGATGTGCCGATTGAAGACGTGGCTGGAACAGTAAAAGATCTGATACAACAGGGTAAGATAAAGCATTTTGGTTTGTCAGAAGCCAATGCCGAAACTATTCGTAAGGCGCATGCCGTTCTACCTGTAACTGCTTTGCAAAGCGAATACTCAATGTTTTATCGTGAGCCTGAAAACGAAATCATATCCATATTGGAAGAGTTGAAAATCGGTTTTGTAGCATTCAGCCCATTGGGCAAAGGTTTCCTGACTGGAATGATTACTGCCGATACAAAGTTTGACGTAACAGATCCCCGGAATTTATATCCACGTTTTTCCGAAGATAACAGGAAAGCCAATCAGGCATTGGTTGATTTGGTTGTTTCCATTGCTAAAGAAAAAAACGCAACGGCTGCACAAGTCGCACTGGCCTGGTTGCTGGCTCAAAAACCTTTCATAGTCCCGATTCCTGGAACATCAAAACTACACCGGTTTCAGGAAAATATTGGTGCTATAAACGTTTCTCTAACCAATGACGAGCTAAGGAGGATCAATATCGCATTGGCAACCATCAAAATTGCAGGTGAACGCTATCCTGCACAAATACGACAAACAGCGGAAAAAAAATAA
- a CDS encoding MutS-related protein, which produces MSFSIDKQTLEELNLLGKFRQGSVYHLFNRVKTRGAEQLLDAMFRTPLTSAEVINERSRIFRSFQQAAIQFPFDVQQVSLMREYLDIRVSKNAAMVLAGTFVKKCLSKLTRDERFKKNVQGLQATIVILNKCFEFVNSQQLQTGPYANRIRSIQTLLADKKLEKVRNTDIYQSLPVQTIAYYDHLLKEKYNSELEDLLQFIYEVDVYIAISDVARSRKFNYARAFPPENNCFSVAALHHPCIDKATGNNLLLNGTCNVLFLTGANMAGKSTWMKSVGIGLYLAHMGFPVAADMFEFSVREGMYSSINVADNIGLGYSHFYAEVVRVKQAADAAASGKRLLLMFDELFKGTNVKDAFDGTLAVTEGFAEYRNCLFIVSTHIIEVGESLKKHNNIQSLFMPTIMEGAKPRYTYRLQEGITEDRQGMMIIRNEGILEMLESNAG; this is translated from the coding sequence ATGAGTTTTAGCATAGACAAACAAACGCTCGAAGAGTTGAACCTGCTCGGTAAATTCCGGCAGGGATCAGTTTATCATTTATTCAACAGGGTCAAAACAAGAGGAGCAGAACAATTGCTGGATGCGATGTTCCGTACGCCGCTCACCAGCGCAGAGGTCATCAATGAAAGAAGCAGGATCTTCCGGAGTTTCCAGCAGGCAGCGATACAATTTCCTTTCGATGTGCAACAAGTAAGTCTCATGCGTGAGTACCTCGATATCCGTGTGAGCAAAAATGCGGCGATGGTGCTGGCAGGAACATTTGTAAAAAAATGTTTGTCGAAGCTCACGAGGGATGAGCGTTTCAAAAAGAATGTGCAGGGGCTGCAGGCAACCATCGTAATCCTGAACAAATGTTTCGAATTTGTAAACAGTCAACAGTTGCAAACCGGTCCTTATGCCAATCGTATAAGATCGATCCAAACACTTCTTGCCGACAAGAAACTGGAAAAAGTACGTAATACAGATATCTATCAATCATTGCCGGTACAAACCATTGCGTATTATGATCATTTGCTGAAGGAAAAATACAATTCCGAACTGGAGGATCTGCTACAGTTCATCTACGAAGTGGATGTGTATATTGCCATTAGTGATGTAGCGCGCAGCAGGAAATTCAACTATGCCAGAGCATTCCCTCCGGAGAACAATTGCTTTTCAGTGGCAGCCCTTCACCATCCTTGTATAGATAAAGCAACAGGCAACAATCTATTGCTGAACGGGACCTGCAATGTATTATTCCTTACCGGCGCCAATATGGCTGGAAAATCCACCTGGATGAAATCTGTGGGTATCGGTTTATACCTCGCACACATGGGATTTCCGGTGGCTGCGGATATGTTTGAATTCTCAGTTCGTGAAGGGATGTACTCGAGTATCAATGTGGCCGATAATATCGGATTGGGCTATAGCCATTTCTATGCAGAAGTAGTGCGGGTAAAGCAGGCAGCCGATGCTGCCGCCAGTGGCAAAAGATTACTGCTGATGTTTGATGAATTGTTCAAAGGCACCAATGTAAAAGATGCATTCGATGGAACCCTGGCAGTAACAGAAGGATTTGCTGAATACAGAAATTGTTTGTTCATCGTTTCCACGCATATCATTGAAGTGGGTGAATCCCTGAAAAAACATAACAATATCCAGTCATTGTTCATGCCCACTATCATGGAAGGCGCTAAGCCCAGGTATACCTACAGGCTGCAGGAAGGCATCACGGAAGACAGGCAGGGAATGATGATCATCAGGAATGAAGGGATCCTGGAAATGCTGGAAAGCAATGCAGGCTGA
- a CDS encoding MutS-related protein — translation MYLQTDEQTIDDLGIFGKRDGHGIYDIYNNAHTRGGEALLEVLFKSPLSDKTAINQRSNTIAQFMKANLVFPFDASIFDVTEKYLFQNINEQHQTQLSEKEVQNGVSAIIDLLHLTQIFVERNDVQQLSEYINERTIIEKILSNPAFEPALKQGAGKNKISYAAVTAFDSLFRAAQRIHLENLLKQLYQLDVYIAVARTATDRGFVFPRALSKGKPVLALEGVYHPTLTNAVRNNVRMDEQQNVIFLTGANMAGKSTMLRSLSTALYIAHMGFPVAANSMEFSVLDGLYTTVNLPDNLGIGASHFYAEVLRVKKMASELSSGKSLFILFDELFRGTNVKDAHEATVAVTRGFAGKSNSLFIISSHIVEAGEELKQQPNIGFLYLPTKMKGHAPEYTYTLEKGITDDRHGMIIIRNEGILETLKNGKKA, via the coding sequence ATGTATTTACAAACTGATGAACAAACCATCGATGATCTCGGCATATTTGGGAAAAGAGACGGTCACGGGATCTATGACATTTACAACAATGCGCATACCCGTGGTGGAGAAGCATTACTGGAAGTGTTGTTCAAATCTCCCCTGAGTGACAAAACTGCCATCAACCAGCGAAGCAATACCATTGCCCAGTTCATGAAGGCAAATCTGGTTTTCCCTTTTGATGCTTCAATTTTTGATGTTACTGAAAAGTATTTGTTCCAAAATATCAACGAACAGCATCAGACTCAGTTAAGCGAAAAGGAAGTGCAGAATGGAGTGTCTGCAATTATCGATCTCTTACATCTCACCCAGATTTTTGTTGAGCGAAATGATGTGCAGCAACTCAGTGAATATATCAATGAGCGAACGATCATAGAAAAGATCTTATCCAATCCTGCATTTGAGCCCGCGCTGAAACAGGGAGCCGGAAAAAACAAGATCTCATATGCGGCAGTTACGGCATTCGATTCCCTGTTCAGAGCGGCACAAAGAATTCATTTGGAAAACCTGCTGAAACAGCTTTATCAGCTGGATGTATATATTGCTGTGGCCAGAACAGCCACTGATCGTGGCTTTGTATTTCCCCGCGCGCTCAGCAAAGGAAAACCCGTACTAGCCCTGGAAGGCGTGTACCATCCAACGCTCACTAATGCAGTGCGCAACAATGTAAGAATGGATGAACAGCAGAATGTGATATTTCTGACCGGGGCCAATATGGCCGGTAAATCAACGATGCTGCGATCGCTGAGCACAGCATTGTATATAGCGCATATGGGATTCCCTGTGGCAGCCAATTCGATGGAGTTCTCCGTGCTGGATGGTTTGTACACCACAGTGAATCTCCCGGACAACCTGGGCATCGGCGCCAGTCATTTCTATGCAGAAGTATTGCGGGTTAAAAAGATGGCCAGCGAACTGAGCAGTGGCAAATCATTATTCATTCTTTTTGATGAATTGTTCCGCGGCACCAATGTGAAGGATGCGCATGAAGCCACGGTGGCTGTCACGCGCGGATTCGCCGGCAAATCGAACAGCCTCTTCATTATTTCATCCCATATTGTGGAAGCAGGTGAAGAATTGAAACAACAACCCAATATCGGCTTCCTGTATTTACCAACTAAAATGAAGGGGCATGCACCAGAATACACTTATACGCTTGAAAAGGGAATTACCGATGATCGTCATGGTATGATCATCATCAGGAACGAAGGCATTTTGGAAACCTTGAAAAACGGGAAGAAAGCTTAA
- a CDS encoding ABC transporter permease subunit yields MKIIFSIAKNEFRNLFYSPIAWFVLLIFFISCAHSYTNTIHYLANIQEVQLKNAPSFKALHTFYGLTADVFLLGGFFTSISGNLFLIIPLLTMGLISRDYLMGTSALLYSSPISIRKVVLGKYLGIMLYNMILVLIVAIFLVTGMMNIKQVDSSALLSALLGFYLLVCAYSAIGLFLSSLSQSQIVSAIATFLTIWALIYIGSLWQRYDFVRDLTWFLSMQGRADKMLNGLITTRDLFYFILVPGMFVVFTCFRLSGKLQYRPWHIKAGRTLLTLVVVLLLGYISSRPALTGYLDATSTQRNTLHPKTQQLLKELGDSTLEVTMYSNLLGKQNDLIYGMPESRNSNYLGQFWDMYLRFKPDISFKYVYYYAYDTIADPQSLTKLFPHKSVEAIVKEMCKMSGRSEDMYLPVNKVQADINLAAEQEKLVMQLKFKGHTAVLRTFDDNNFWPDETNVMAAIKRVQGTPMPSVAFSTGSLERNIYKWGDREYATHTTSKQHRKSMINIGFDVDTINLHTQSIPDKLTTLVIADPKMDLSPVVTEKINQYIAKGGNCMFYGEPGKQHVLNPLLAPLGMQLEPGQLVYPTQDETPDKVYALVSASSRTLAEPIANLNDYALLPGVTAVTSLQPAGWKIDSLANTIPNATWLSRGTIVIDSILPPFNAAAGDLKQQSFSVIKNLTRTINGKEQRLVISGDADLASNRRLSNNNTFLTSIYSWMAYNLFPLVATRKEPEDVLLKIGEHAAYYQKKIMFWVVPAILLSIGAIVLIRRKRK; encoded by the coding sequence ATGAAAATCATTTTCAGTATAGCAAAGAATGAGTTCCGGAACTTGTTTTACTCCCCGATTGCCTGGTTTGTGTTGCTGATCTTTTTTATCAGCTGTGCTCATTCCTATACAAACACCATTCACTATCTCGCGAATATCCAGGAAGTGCAACTTAAGAATGCTCCTTCATTCAAAGCCCTGCACACCTTCTACGGGCTCACAGCTGATGTGTTCCTGCTGGGTGGATTTTTTACCAGTATCAGCGGCAATCTTTTTCTGATCATCCCATTGTTAACGATGGGACTGATCAGCAGGGATTACCTGATGGGCACCAGTGCACTGCTTTATTCTTCACCCATCAGTATCAGGAAGGTGGTGCTGGGAAAATATCTTGGTATCATGTTGTACAATATGATCCTGGTATTGATCGTGGCTATTTTTCTGGTAACAGGAATGATGAATATCAAACAGGTTGACAGCAGCGCATTACTATCGGCCCTTCTGGGTTTCTATTTACTGGTATGTGCGTATTCCGCTATCGGCCTGTTTTTGAGTAGTCTCAGTCAATCGCAGATCGTATCTGCCATTGCCACTTTCTTAACTATCTGGGCGCTGATCTATATTGGTAGCTTATGGCAGCGGTATGATTTTGTGAGAGACCTTACCTGGTTCCTTTCCATGCAGGGCCGGGCAGACAAAATGCTGAACGGTCTCATCACCACAAGGGACCTGTTTTATTTCATACTGGTGCCAGGGATGTTTGTTGTATTCACCTGCTTCAGACTTTCCGGTAAACTACAGTACAGACCCTGGCATATCAAAGCTGGCAGAACCCTGTTGACACTGGTGGTTGTACTGCTGCTTGGTTATATCAGTTCGCGTCCGGCGCTCACAGGATACCTCGACGCCACGAGTACCCAAAGAAATACACTGCACCCGAAAACACAACAGTTGTTGAAGGAGTTGGGCGATAGCACCCTGGAGGTAACGATGTATTCCAATCTGCTCGGTAAACAAAATGACCTCATCTATGGAATGCCCGAAAGCCGCAACAGCAATTACCTGGGACAGTTCTGGGACATGTACCTGCGGTTCAAACCGGATATCAGTTTTAAATATGTTTATTACTATGCGTATGATACAATCGCAGATCCGCAGAGTTTAACCAAATTGTTCCCACATAAATCTGTGGAAGCAATCGTAAAAGAAATGTGCAAGATGAGCGGGCGGTCTGAAGATATGTACCTCCCGGTAAACAAAGTACAGGCTGATATCAACCTCGCAGCGGAACAGGAAAAACTGGTGATGCAATTAAAATTCAAAGGGCATACTGCAGTACTCCGCACATTCGATGATAATAATTTCTGGCCCGATGAAACCAATGTGATGGCCGCTATCAAAAGAGTGCAGGGAACACCCATGCCTTCGGTTGCCTTCAGCACAGGTTCTCTTGAAAGGAATATTTACAAATGGGGAGACCGGGAATATGCTACACATACAACCAGTAAACAACACAGGAAGTCGATGATCAATATCGGGTTTGATGTGGATACCATCAACCTGCATACCCAATCCATTCCCGATAAACTTACAACGCTGGTGATCGCTGATCCTAAAATGGATCTTAGTCCCGTTGTTACTGAAAAGATCAACCAGTACATTGCCAAAGGTGGTAATTGCATGTTCTACGGAGAGCCCGGCAAACAACATGTATTGAATCCCTTACTGGCCCCATTAGGTATGCAACTGGAGCCCGGACAACTTGTTTATCCAACCCAGGACGAAACACCTGATAAAGTGTATGCGCTGGTATCCGCCAGTAGCAGAACATTGGCAGAACCGATAGCAAACCTGAATGATTATGCACTGTTGCCCGGCGTTACAGCTGTCACCAGTCTGCAACCTGCCGGTTGGAAAATTGATTCACTCGCCAATACCATACCCAATGCCACCTGGCTCAGCAGGGGAACTATTGTGATCGATTCCATCCTGCCTCCCTTCAATGCAGCAGCAGGCGATCTCAAACAACAAAGTTTTTCTGTGATCAAAAATCTGACAAGGACCATCAACGGAAAAGAGCAGCGGCTGGTGATCAGTGGTGATGCCGACCTCGCCAGTAACAGGCGCTTATCAAACAATAATACTTTCCTCACATCCATCTACAGTTGGATGGCGTATAATCTGTTCCCGCTTGTAGCCACCAGGAAAGAACCAGAAGATGTATTGCTAAAGATCGGGGAACACGCAGCATACTATCAGAAGAAAATAATGTTTTGGGTGGTGCCTGCGATACTGCTGAGCATTGGCGCCATCGTATTGATCCGTAGAAAAAGAAAATAA